CCGAACCGTCGCCCTGGCCCCAGATCATCCGCTCGTGATAGGTCGGCGTGATCTTGCGGCGGCGCTGGATCAGTGTGCCGTCCGCGTCGAACAGCAGCTGCGTGTTGTAGATGGTGCCGCCGTCACGCTCGTTGACGCCGATCGAGACGACCATGTGGGCTTCCCGGACGGCTTCGGCGATCGCCTCGGTCTCGGCGGACGGTACGGTCACCGCCTGATCGAGCAGGCGCAGGTGCCCCTCGGCCATGGTGTAGGGCGGCTGCACGAAGGAGAAGTAGGGGTAGTAGGGAACGATGGTCTCAGGGAAGACCGCGAACTGGACACCCTGCTCACCCAGGTCGCGGATCTTTTTCACGACCTTCTCTACGGTGCCCGCGCGGCTGTAAAGCACGGGACTGATCTGGACTGCAGCGGCTTTTACGACAGTCATGGTGATACTCCTTGCAAATGTACGGTCGGTAAGACCTCGCGATGCTGCGCGAGCCCGGACGGGCACGCGATAAAAAGGCAGCCAAGGCGGTCCGGGAGGGATGGGGCCCGGCCGAGCGGACAACTTCAGCTCCGCTACGTGACTATCGACCGATAGGAGCATATGCTCCTATCGGTTCGATGGCAAGGAGCAGATCCCCCCGAACCCTTTCGCGGCTCGGCGACGCCGAGTCGCCCGGACACCCGTCACGGCGTCCCGAAGGGGCGGCCGCGCCCGCTCCCCCTTTGGCGACATGTCGCACCTGCGACGCCTGACGCCGGTGACCTACCGGCATCACCGCGACCGCCTCCAAATGGGCAACAGGGAAGGCGCGACGGGGTGCGCGTCGCATCCGGCGTCCGCAGCGATGAGGACGCCCGGGCCGCGGATGGATCACCGTCCGACCGAAATGGGCCGGGGGGCGACTCGGCCATCGCGCGCCCGCGCCCCGGCGATGGAGCGGGGGTCACGGCGGGTGTCGCCCAAGACCCGCCCCTTGCCATTTCGATAATAGGAGCATATGCTCCTATTGCCGGTGAGCCGCGTCGAGACGACATGGCCCCGACGCGGGCGGACCTCGTCGACACATGCAACAACCTGACACGCGCAAGGTCCGCACCAGCAAGAGCATGGCTCGGCATCCAGGGCGGTCACCACCTGATTAACCGTCACCCCCTTGGCAGGTGACATAGGTTGTGTGAGTGTCGAAATGCCGCCCCAACAGAGGTTGTTCACAAGTCGATCGGAGCAGGCGTCGGCCCCCGTGCATCCGGGCCGAGGTTCTGCCGCCACCGAATCGACACCACAGAAAGGAGCGGCAAGTTGCCGACCACATTGAAGATCAACAAGCTGCGTTACCTGAGTGCAGCCGCCGGCCTCGCCACTGTCGTCGCCGGTGGCGTCGCCATCGCCCCGCTGGCGTCGGCCGGCACGTCAACTTCCGCCAGTGCGCACGTCGTTGACCACCGCGCGAAAACTTTCGAGCTGGTCGGCAAACAGACCTCGCTCGAAGACCTCGATCTGGGCCGGGCAGGAATCAGCCCGGGTGACCAGCGCGTCATCCACGAAGACCTCTACCGCGACGGCGAGAAGGTCGGCGATCACAGCGTCGTCTGCACCTATACCCGCGTCAATCCGGCCGCGCTCCAGTGCCTGGGCACCTTCTCTCTGCCTGAGGGACAGTTCGCCGCGCAGGCGCTGCTCCACCTGCCCGCCCCGTCCTACGTCGACGTCGGCATCACCGGCGGATCAGGCGACTACCGCAACGCCCGGGGCTTTGTTCGCACCGTTCCTGCCGGTGACACCGAGAGGCACTTCACCGTCCACCTGAAGCGCTGACGGTTGGCTGTCATACGCCCACGCCGCCACAGCCCGCCCATCTGACACCTATGCAGGTCGGGTGGTCGCACTCGACCTTAGAGAGAAAGACCCCTACATGTACATGAAGCTCGAAGTCACCGTGCTGCCTGTCTCCGACGTCGATCGGGCCAAGGCCTTCTACGAGCAGGTGGGATTCCGTCTGGACATCGACATGGCCGCCAGCGAGAACTGGCGCGCGGTGCACTTCACGCCGCCCGGTTCCGAGTGCTCGATCATGTTCGGCACGGGGATCACCTCCGCCGCACCCGGCTCGGCCCAGGGCCTGTATCTCGCCGTCTCCGACATCGAGGAGGCCCGCGCGGAACTCGTCGGTCGCGGCATCGAGGTGGGCGAAGTCTTCCACGACGCCGCAGGACTGCTCTACCACGGCCATGAGGCCGGAGAGGTCACCCACCGGGTCGAGGGACAGGGGCG
The genomic region above belongs to Streptomyces mirabilis and contains:
- a CDS encoding allene oxide cyclase barrel-like domain-containing protein, coding for MPTTLKINKLRYLSAAAGLATVVAGGVAIAPLASAGTSTSASAHVVDHRAKTFELVGKQTSLEDLDLGRAGISPGDQRVIHEDLYRDGEKVGDHSVVCTYTRVNPAALQCLGTFSLPEGQFAAQALLHLPAPSYVDVGITGGSGDYRNARGFVRTVPAGDTERHFTVHLKR
- a CDS encoding VOC family protein, with translation MYMKLEVTVLPVSDVDRAKAFYEQVGFRLDIDMAASENWRAVHFTPPGSECSIMFGTGITSAAPGSAQGLYLAVSDIEEARAELVGRGIEVGEVFHDAAGLLYHGHEAGEVTHRVEGQGRLAGLHPGRASYGSFATFSDPDGNGWVLQEITQRFPGR